A region of the Penicillium psychrofluorescens genome assembly, chromosome: 6 genome:
AAGTCCTCAAAACAGAAGCGCCTCAGTGAACCGGAGGTTCAAACTGCTGGTGCACATGAACGGCTATCTGCGCGGTCGATCTCTCGTCTGAGAGAGCACGAGAAGAGCGTGTCCGAAAGCAGTTATTCTCCTGGAGGCCCTCGAAAGATCGAGGCACCTTCGGCTGCTCCTCAAAGCCCTGTTTCGAACAAGGACTCTCCTGCGAAAACCTCAACAGTGAAAGTCGCACCAGCAGCCTCGCGAATTTCCAAAACGATCAGTTTCGCGCTTCGGGGCTTGAGTGCCACGCCTCCAAGAGCCCTGGCAAGCACAGGAGTCAATATAGCGCACGCCAATGCTTTACCAATGACAAACCAAAGGGCGTCCGGGATAGCTCTTTCCGATTCACGGAGTATTACCTCTTCGAATCCCTCAGAAATGACATCAACCTCCACTCTCGTTGATCCGGCATCAAGACCTTCCACACCTCCAAGATCCTCACAGGACACCAGAGTGACACCATCCAAACCAATATCCATCAAGCCCCCAACAAAGAAGTCTCCAGAAAATCCAGAGCAGCCTGCACGTGCCGGCACCCATGGATCACTATCTGCGTCTGCTGCAGATGCCCCATTCAACGAggacggccatggtggggATCAAAGCCGAGCTCACAGTCCCAAATTTGGGTTCAAGATTAATCCCAGCTTGCGCGAGATATCTACAAAACCTTCAGTGAGCAAAGCTTTGTCTCCCTGGGTTCGGTCTGTCAATCCTTGTAATACCCCCAAGGACGTTTTGCGTAAAACAACCTGGTTTGGTCGCTGGCAGCATGCCTATCCCAGGCCTCCGCATGTTGCGGTTGTCAAATGGAAAAGCTTGAAATCCCCTGCAGTGCTACCGCTGACAACCGAGGAGTTCCCGTCAGCCGTTGAACTGTCGTCTGATTACCTGCAAATGCCCTACCGTGTCTTTTCAAATGAAGAGGCAGAAGGTATTGAAGCGCCGAAAACTCGGGGTATTCTTCTGCGAGAAATGATTTCTCTGCGTCTTTCTCATGGATTCCAACTGGTCGTTGGGAATGGTGTGGCTGAGGTCTCAGGACAGCCCGCTCTTGCAGCCTTCAACGTCTTCGATTGCCGAGGTCTGGAGCGGGATGGAGTTACCGTATTTCTGTCCAAGGGCAACTTGATTCATCGTTTGGTTTGTGTGGATGGCGCTGAGGTAGAGGTGACACGGTTCACACATCAGACATCGGCGGCGGTCACATCTCCTCGGAAATCTACCTTTACCCTATACCAGCCAGCCATGAGAACAATCCTTAGCCCGGAATATGAAGTGAAAGACATCAAATTCGATCCTACAGCCGAGGAGTACAACTGGAACTATGCCGACAATTATGTGGCCGGGCATCGCGACTATCTCCAGAACCCTGCACAACAGCTACATTTCTGGCGAGTGCGATATGTGTTGATCCCGATGCAGCTCCATGTCAATTCTCGCCGCCACCTGCAATCTTTCAATGATGacaacgaagaagaaattcaTATCCTTGGTATCAGCCAACTGACTTCTATTTGGCAACGGCACAAGTACGTATCTCCGGAAGAAAAATGGTTCGAAACATCCAATCCCAAGAGAGATCAGAATCCGCTCAACATCATGTACCAAACGCGGAACCCGTCGGAGGTGGTTGCGGCCGAACTCGATCGATTACTGCTCACCGACCCGGGACTTGACAACCCACCTGCTCAGCTGTTACCCGAGTCCGAGTTATTGGAGAGATCTAGCATCAACTTGTCCTCGTTGGCCCAGATCATTCAAGGCGACAAGGGTGTACGAATGATGGATCGACGATGGCATTGGAGGCTACATTACAACTGCTTTATTGGCTTTGAATTTACCAGCTGGTTACTGCAGAACTTCCGCGATATTGACACTCGGGACGAAGCGGTTGGGTTTGGCAATGAGTTGATGAAACATGGTCTGTTCCAGCACGTGGAAAAGAGACACAATTTCCGGGACGGCAACTACTTCTACCAGATCTCCGCCGATCATCGAGTTTCACGCCCAGAATCTCGGGGCAGTTGGTTCCCCCAGCTACGATCAGATAAAGATAAATTATCAATGCCGTCGACACCCGCCATAGGCAATGTGAAAGACTCCCCTGCTAGCCTCCACGCTCGATCCGACAGTATTGATGAACGAATGCCGCCAACGCCCAGCACGCCATCAAAGTCCAAAAACAAAGTGGCCATCATGCTTTCCAAATGCTTGAAGTATGATGTTGACCCCCGCAAGCGTTCGAACCGACCTGAAGTGATTGACCTTCACTATGACCGGCTCCACAATCCTGAGAATTGCTTTCACATTGATCTCAGTTGGATGAGCACAACTCCGAAGCTGATTGAAGATAGCGTGCTTTCGTGGGCTTCTACTGCTGAGAAGTTTGGGCTCAAGTTGGTACAGGTGCCAGTTTCTGAAGGCTCTGCTATCGACAAGACACAGCCGTTCCGCAAGCCTTATCGAATTAGACTGACAGTACCCCCACCCAAAGGACCTGCACCTACTGTCTTCAATCAGACATCGTTTACTCAACCGGGGCCTCCGGACCGTCATTACTATCAGAAACATATTCTCCGCAAATTCGACTTTGTGCTCGACTTCGAGTCATGCTCCGCATTCCCGGCAGATGTAGAAGTCTCGTACTCCTGGGGGAAACCGGACTACCTTTACTCGCAGTTCATCCACCGGTCCGGCAGTATCATCGCCCAAATCACAGATGAGGGAGagttcctgctcctcgccaaCAGACTGGTCAGCACTCGCGGCACCGTGAGTCGCGACATCGCTCGACATGAGCACCACGGCCGACCAGAATATCGAAACCGCGCCGCCACCCACGATGGGCTCGACCGTGCCTCTCCCCGGCTATCACCCATCACTCGCCCGCTACATGAGATCGGTAGTCCCCTACCCTCGCAACCGATCGACTCTGGGAATCTGTATCGAGCGCCTGAGCATGTCCTCAACGGCCTAGTTGAATTTTGCAATGATCCCGCACAACTAGTGCAGTTCTACAGTGTGGCACACGCACGTCCTGTGTCTACAAAGGTTGAGCCCGCCGCCACGCATGTAACAGACTCGTCGATTCCCTCGCTCGAGCTTCCTGCCAGTGTGGTCAGCCATCACATTTCGCCGCCACCGGTCTTGGGCTCGAGGGAAACCGAGTCAAGAGATTTCTTTGAGGGAGGAGGTGTTTTATCTCCCGAGACTGTGCGGGCCCGAGCTCGTGGTGAGAGCGTGAGCTACAAAGGGAGTCCTCGGAGTGGTGGTCTGCGGCCGTTGCCGTTGAGCTGAGTTTTGGATTTCTATGCTGGAAAATACCCCCTGTATTTAaatggtcttcttcattttaCTATCGGTGCCTAGGGCATGTACCTCTAATAATGTTCATGAAACGAAATGTGTTATTGCATATCCACAGTACGCTCACCTGGCCACCTGGCGAGCTATTTTTActcgggggggggggggggggggggtttgGGCTGGCTAGACACTGTGACCGATTTGACACCTAGTCCCCAAAGCTCACAAGACCTCGAACACATTCTCACTTATACTAATTTCAGCCAAATCCTTAATTTCGGCCCTTCAGCCGTCAATCGAAGATAGAGTTTGCCGACAACTCCAGCCGAAAAGCCTCCAGCGACCCCGAAGGGCAAGCCACCACAGTGATTCAGCCGGATTGCACCAATTCAGCCGGCGATCTCTCGGGCCACCCCCAACCGGGACTCAGCTGATTGGTGGACATACTATTGTATCTCAAATGGATCAATGGCTATCCGGTCGCTACGATGAACTGGGATACGTTATCGACAAGCTAGTTTGATTGCCCCGCCATGTGCTACTCGGCACTGGTAAACACCCTACCACATTCCCCAAGCTCCCGCGGGATTTAGCTAAAGTTGGAATAGCAGCTAGACTCCACACCAATCCCCGTGCGAGCCAAACGCAACTCGGGCATGGCGGACGCTCCGTTTCCAATCTGGCATTTCAGTGGAGGCCGgggttcttttcttcttctttttcgtgCTCGCTTCTGAATGTTTTctgttcttttcttcgtcccATTCCTCAGCCGGTTAAGCAAATCTGGGGAAATTTTTGGACTACTTTCACTGGCAAGATGAAGTTCACCGAGGGCATGTGGTGTCTGCAGGTATGACACGGCACAGATGATCGGACTTCGCGGGGTGCGGGGAATATTGACACTGTCGATAGGAGGGCATCCGGATTGACTGGATGAGCAATGTCGAGCGATTGAGTATCCAGGATGAATCAGTTCATCTGTTACTGAACAAGGCGCAGAGGAATCGAGGGGATACGCTCAATTCGGGTGCGTCTGCGTGAGATCGTTGGGTGGAAATCGGCACCGATTGTGAGCTAACACACACTTTTTCTGGGGAACAGCAACCGTATCGGCGCAGATCACGTCGCCATTGGAAGGGATCGTTGGGGTTAAACTAGTGCATTGGTGAGCCAATCCAGATCAATGATGTATGGCGAAGACGCTGACTTTTGTCACCAGGGCAGGACAAGTCGACCGAGGTCCCCATTACGAGCTTCATACTAGCAAGGGACACACCAAGATTAGCCACGACAAAAATGAGAACAAATTGAGCTATGCCAGTGGGCCACTTCATCTGGGCGTCAACGCCGCGCCCAATGAATTAGATTTCGTCTTCAGCTCGCCCAGCGGCAAGAAACTCACAGGCCACTCGTGGCGGTCCATTGGGTACGTTGGAGACCAAAGGGCAGACAAATACCGATTCGAAGACGGCATCTACGCTGAGAGACAGGGCTACATGCTCGCggagctggatctgggcGTGGGCGAGAAAGTCTACGGACTAGGCGAGCGGTTTGGCCCGCTGGTTAAGAATGGCCAGACGGTGGATATCTGGAACGAGGATGGCGGGACCTCGTCGGAGCTGGCATACAAGAACATCCCATTCTATATTAGCTCTAAGGGGTACGGTGTGTTTGTGAACCATCCGGGTAAGGTCAGTCTTGAGGTTCAGTCGGAGCGGACGACGAGGGTCAATATCTCTGTTCCTGGGGAGGAGATTGAGTACTTTATCGTTTACGGGGCCACTCCGAAGGAGATCCTTAAGAGATATACATATCTGACAGGGAAGCCTGGTCTGGTTCCTTCGTGGAGCTATAATCTGTGGCTTACAACCAGTGAgcttctcctttctttcttatttGTCAATCTAACCTTTATCATCAGGTTTCACCACGAACTACGACGAGGAAACCGTCACCGGCTTCCTGGACGGTTTCCGAGACAGAGATATCCCGCTGGGCGTCTTCCACTTCGATTGTTTCTGGATGAAATCGTACCAATGGTGCGACTTTGAGTTCGACTCTGACATGTTTCCCGATGCCGGGGGCTACATGCAGCGGCTGAAGGACCGCGGACTGCGCATCAGTGTTTGGATTAATCCGTACGTGGGCCAGGCGTCGCCGCTGTTCGAAGAAGGTAAGACAAACGGGTACTTCATCAAGGTATGTATACATGCATGCATCCAACAAAGTCCACGAATCAGAAAATTAACTGATGCTATGCTATACAGCGGACCGACGGCTCCGTGTGGCAATGGGACTTCTGGCAAGCGGGAATGGCCATCATTGACTTCACAAATCCCGCCGCCTGCGCCTGGTACCGCCGACACCTGGAACGATTAATGGAAATGGGCGTGGACAGCTTCAAGACCGACTTCGCAGAGCGGATACCCGTCAAGGGAGTGACATACCACGACGGCTCCGACCCAACGCGCATGCACAACTACTACGCCCTGCTGTACAACAAGGAAGTCTTCGAGACGTTGAACGCCCGCGTAGGCCACAACCAGGGCCTCCTATTCGCGCGCAGCAGTGCGCCAGGCGGACAGAAGTATCCCGTGCACTGGGGCGGCGACTGCGAGAGCACGTTCGAGGCAATGGCCGAGTCGCTGCGCGGCGGGCTGAGTCTGATGCTCTCCGGGTATATCTTCTGGGCGTCTGATATCGGCGGGTTCGAGGgcacgccgccgccggcgctgTACAAGCGGTGGGTGCAGTTTGGGCTGTTGTCGTCGCACTCGCGGCTGCATGGGTCGTCGTCGTTCCGTGTGCCGTGGATCTACGGCGAGGACTGCTCGGCTGTGTTGCGCGACTGTGTTCGTCGGAAGATCGCCCTGATGCCGTATATTCTCCTCGAGGCGCTGCGCGGCCATGCGAGCGGCACGCCGCTGATGCGGCCGCTTTTCCTTGAGTTTCCCGATGACCTGTCCACGTACACTATTGACACGCAGTACCTGTTCGGCTCGAACCTGCTAATTGCGCCTGTCTTCTCGGAGGATGGCGAGGTTACGTTCTACGTGCCTCGCTCAGCGGACGATGAGCGTGGCAAATGGGTGTCGTGGTTTGATCACTCCAAGTCCTACGAGTCTGGACGCTGGTACACGGAGACTCATGATTTCGACACAATGCCGATTCTGATCCGTCCCGGCTCGGTGACGCCGCGTAACCCGGCGTTGAAGGCGCCCCAGGATGATGCGTTGACAGGCATCGAGTTGTTGGTTAATGGCCAGCTGAGCGGGGAGACGGTGCTGGATATTGTTGACCCTGGCCAGACTGATCAGGTCTTGAAGACCCTTCGTGTTCGCCATGCTGCGGATGGGAAGATGATTGAGGCTGAGGGACATTCGGTCAAGATTGTCCACATCGGGCTGTAAAAATGCTACCAGACATATAGAAAGTGAATCTCGTCATCTATTGTTCAACGAGTGAATTTGAATTTGCAAATCCATTTGGCGTTAGCCTCCACGGAAAGATTAAAAGGTTAGGCTTCAACAAAGAGTGGGTATCATAATCAAACAAGGCCAAAATGGACactcaaaaagaaaatcatggACAAAAAAGCATCAAAAGCCGCAGCTCAAGTAATCAGAAAATAAAACAACAGAATCCCAGGGGGAtaaagaaaaacaaaatgCCAAGTTGAGGTTGACAGCTAACAAGGTTGAaggcgagaaagaaagcagacGGAAAGTTACGTTGCGGAAGAACAATGTAGGGAGCAATCGGCGAGGAACTATCGTCAAGCGAGGACCTCTAAAGATCTAGGCATTGTTTCGGTATTTCGGGCACAAAAAGCGGGTGCCTTCGACGACATTGAAGACATTCTTAGATTTCTTCACAACGCTGTTTTGCAACAGAAGACGTGAAAAGAAACAGCAGCTAAGCACCCGATGACGGAATCACCAAGcttcctcgacatcaaccAGCCATTTGCGAATTCCCTCTCGCAGTGTGTTGTCAGCGCCGGCGAGAGACCTGTTGCGTTCTCGATCAGCAAGGGCgatctcgtcctcgtcaccatcctCACGGCAATGTTCGGCAGTAACGCTGCGGACGACCTCTTCCAAAGCCCCGAGCACCATCTTACGACACTCGGCGCGAGGAACTTCGAGGGGTGGCGCATCTTCGCCGCGAGGTG
Encoded here:
- a CDS encoding uncharacterized protein (ID:PFLUO_009303-T1.cds;~source:funannotate), translating into MSLRGPMRRSHLRQVSAASLETISTINSRETARRDHDPGLDERTVRLSSTQLTRRQCTLWVHDEMFSREEILLNQSAFAETGVQVGDVVEILPIRASGDTAHSTLKPEAAVKTAREGSAELNLTLQAHGPSKFKTPLQTRCLFVVKPLPQDIKHPQLEISVTNNVANIFGFKNRSQVLLSVVDREQCAASHVDIAFRDQFMVRSDMWRLVMSELVDKVIYKGQKIMFMGSIKATIKNIFIREKKVLSGYFSPHTIPVFRSESAKYVLFIQMSREMWDFDSEGTGDILFSRVINGFLPELFKRWASSEAKHLVTIVLFTRVEYDASVIPSLSKLSSGNLKSSSSVNNVPTRDFYRVVVNDMASGHWTTILDELKKDFRSFLRDVSMLSADDIDAPTGSGFKTPSRPHTATIAGRPSSALRGNILEAIHLASAHLAYDHIDRDMVHTGTSIIVITPGSGVFEVSYESLVSTTEALTNRGIAIDLVCLSPMPLHSVPLFKYREPVDRPTSAASNSGDVHRPGTSPEIHHSMSSLVSRTSYLSPGSYLSTSRMRDRANLQPKDWSYGIPHWLDVSYWNPETYREARRILKKDLNAPIPFTVTRPSKAFTPRVRMYEIQMMGIMESEQSNISIPYLLEGRGAPRSRNPWSGYTPAARGSTKTRFAPSPMKVQFGDSLRPEPFLQSVANQTELQARAPQKSRNDVISWMDSYDEAVFSPYPRRQQARKSSKQKRLSEPEVQTAGAHERLSARSISRLREHEKSVSESSYSPGGPRKIEAPSAAPQSPVSNKDSPAKTSTVKVAPAASRISKTISFALRGLSATPPRALASTGVNIAHANALPMTNQRASGIALSDSRSITSSNPSEMTSTSTLVDPASRPSTPPRSSQDTRVTPSKPISIKPPTKKSPENPEQPARAGTHGSLSASAADAPFNEDGHGGDQSRAHSPKFGFKINPSLREISTKPSVSKALSPWVRSVNPCNTPKDVLRKTTWFGRWQHAYPRPPHVAVVKWKSLKSPAVLPLTTEEFPSAVELSSDYLQMPYRVFSNEEAEGIEAPKTRGILLREMISLRLSHGFQLVVGNGVAEVSGQPALAAFNVFDCRGLERDGVTVFLSKGNLIHRLVCVDGAEVEVTRFTHQTSAAVTSPRKSTFTLYQPAMRTILSPEYEVKDIKFDPTAEEYNWNYADNYVAGHRDYLQNPAQQLHFWRVRYVLIPMQLHVNSRRHLQSFNDDNEEEIHILGISQLTSIWQRHKYVSPEEKWFETSNPKRDQNPLNIMYQTRNPSEVVAAELDRLLLTDPGLDNPPAQLLPESELLERSSINLSSLAQIIQGDKGVRMMDRRWHWRLHYNCFIGFEFTSWLLQNFRDIDTRDEAVGFGNELMKHGLFQHVEKRHNFRDGNYFYQISADHRVSRPESRGSWFPQLRSDKDKLSMPSTPAIGNVKDSPASLHARSDSIDERMPPTPSTPSKSKNKVAIMLSKCLKYDVDPRKRSNRPEVIDLHYDRLHNPENCFHIDLSWMSTTPKLIEDSVLSWASTAEKFGLKLVQVPVSEGSAIDKTQPFRKPYRIRLTVPPPKGPAPTVFNQTSFTQPGPPDRHYYQKHILRKFDFVLDFESCSAFPADVEVSYSWGKPDYLYSQFIHRSGSIIAQITDEGEFLLLANRLVSTRGTVSRDIARHEHHGRPEYRNRAATHDGLDRASPRLSPITRPLHEIGSPLPSQPIDSGNLYRAPEHVLNGLVEFCNDPAQLVQFYSVAHARPVSTKVEPAATHVTDSSIPSLELPASVVSHHISPPPVLGSRETESRDFFEGGGVLSPETVRARARGESVSYKGSPRSGGLRPLPLS
- a CDS encoding uncharacterized protein (ID:PFLUO_009304-T1.cds;~source:funannotate) yields the protein MKFTEGMWCLQEGIRIDWMSNVERLSIQDESVHLLLNKAQRNRGDTLNSATVSAQITSPLEGIVGVKLVHWAGQVDRGPHYELHTSKGHTKISHDKNENKLSYASGPLHLGVNAAPNELDFVFSSPSGKKLTGHSWRSIGYVGDQRADKYRFEDGIYAERQGYMLAELDLGVGEKVYGLGERFGPLVKNGQTVDIWNEDGGTSSELAYKNIPFYISSKGYGVFVNHPGKVSLEVQSERTTRVNISVPGEEIEYFIVYGATPKEILKRYTYLTGKPGLVPSWSYNLWLTTSFTTNYDEETVTGFLDGFRDRDIPLGVFHFDCFWMKSYQWCDFEFDSDMFPDAGGYMQRLKDRGLRISVWINPYVGQASPLFEEGKTNGYFIKRTDGSVWQWDFWQAGMAIIDFTNPAACAWYRRHLERLMEMGVDSFKTDFAERIPVKGVTYHDGSDPTRMHNYYALLYNKEVFETLNARVGHNQGLLFARSSAPGGQKYPVHWGGDCESTFEAMAESLRGGLSLMLSGYIFWASDIGGFEGTPPPALYKRWVQFGLLSSHSRLHGSSSFRVPWIYGEDCSAVLRDCVRRKIALMPYILLEALRGHASGTPLMRPLFLEFPDDLSTYTIDTQYLFGSNLLIAPVFSEDGEVTFYVPRSADDERGKWVSWFDHSKSYESGRWYTETHDFDTMPILIRPGSVTPRNPALKAPQDDALTGIELLVNGQLSGETVLDIVDPGQTDQVLKTLRVRHAADGKMIEAEGHSVKIVHIGL